Below is a genomic region from Flammeovirgaceae bacterium SG7u.111.
CGGTGGTAAGCCCGCCGCACTTCGTAAGCTTGATATTTACCCCGTGGAAACTACCTGCGCAATTGGCTACATCTTCGGGCAAGATGCAGCTCTCGTCGGCTAGGCAGGGCAATGCGCTGTGCTTAAAAACTTCTTTCATGCCTTCCGTGTTAGCCGCTTTGAGCGGCTGCTCCAAAAATTCCACGCCCAGCTGTTTCATTTCTTCCGAAAAACGGATGGCCTGTTCAGCTTCCCAAGCGCAGTTGGCATCTATGCGGAAAATGGCATCGGTATGCTTTCGTAGGGCTTTCACTATCTCCAAATCATGTTCCGTGCCCAGTTTTATTTTGTAGAGAGGCCAGGGCATGGCTTTCATTTTTTCAATCATTCTTTCCACCTCGTCTATGCCCAGTGTATAATTGGTCATGGGCTTTTTAGTCGCATCTAATTCCCATATTTCATAAAGAGGCTTTCCGAGCTTTTTCCCATACCAGTCCCATGCGGCAATATCGAGTGCGCACTGGGCAAAAGAGTGTCCTTTCAGTACTTCGTTCATTTGCTCCCATAAGGCTTGCGGAGTTTCTGGGAATTCGGAGGGCAACTGCTTTGCAGCCTCTTCCAGAGCATTCCAGTTTTCTTGGCGGGGCACATTGTAGTACGTACTAGCCGTGGCTTCGCCATAGCCGATAACTCCGTCATGTTCAAGTTCCACCACCAACGTTTCCTGCACATCGCGGGCGCTATGTGCTATACGGAAGGTATTTTTAAGCCTAAGGTCGAATTTGTGAAGAGTGAGTTTCATTGCGTGGTTGGTTTTAAGCAGTTATTCAGAGTGCTTTGTGATCAAGGTTTTATGTTGGAGACAAGATTATCTAATTGTACCCATTTTTGATAAATACCTTATATGGATGAAATTGAAAATTATCATGAGACTGATAATAAGTTTAAACATACTTCTATGTAATCAAAATTCAAGTGTTATCTTTGTTAAATAAAACATAATTATTAATAAGTGTAAGAAATGACAAATTTGAAAACCTTAATATTTACAACAATTATAATCTTTTTTGGTTTGTGCTCTGTAACAGCTCAAGATAATCCTCCAACAGTGGGATGGAGTTTTAGAACAAACTCTGGTAATACAGATTACCATCATTTCACAAGAAATAAAGCTGGAAGTGCCGCTGTCTATATCAATCAAGTATCTACAGGTCCAATTTTAAGATTATCTAGTGGGACTGCGACTGCAAACCAAGGAGTGAAATTTACATTTGAAAGTAATGGCTATTTAGGTATTGGGGCAGATATAGTAACTGAAAAACTGGTACTATATAAAGCAGATGGAACTCCTGTGAAAACCCAATATGGAAACTTAAGTACTGGTATTAGTGCAACCGATGGGTTTGTGGTTGGAATTGAATCTCTAGGTAATGGTATTATTTGGAATCGAGAGAATACCTTTATTAAGTTTGGTACTAATTCAGCTGAAAGAATGAGAATTCACGAAGATGGGTTAATAGATATATATGGAAACATACAGTCAAATGGATATAAGACTATTGAAAATAATACGGATTATCATCATTTTACGAGAAATAACTCAGGAGGTGCTGCTGTTTATATCAATCAAGTATCATCGGGTCCTATTTTAAGGTTATCTAGTGGAACTGAAACAGCTAATCAGGGAGTAAGGTTTACTGTTGCCAATAATGGAGCTGTTGGTATTGGAACTTTAACACTTGAGGATTATATGCTTTCAGTAAATGGGAAGATAAGGGCGAAACAGATAAAGGTTGAAACAGGTTGGTCTGATTTTGTATTTGAAGAAGATTATAATTTGAGAAGTATAAAAGATGTAGAGTCGTTTATAAAGAAAAACCAGCATTTACCCGATATTCCTTCAGCAAAAGAGGTCGAAGAAAACGGTGTTAACCTTGGAGAGATGGATTCTAAGCTTTTGCAAAAAATTGAAGAATTAACACTATATATTATTGAGCAAAACAAGAGAATTGAAAAACTGGAGAGGAAATTAGAAGGAAACGATATAAAGTAGTTAAGTCCTATTTGTGGTGATACCATTATTTAGATTTTAATCAAAAATAAGAACCTCAAATAAAATATTTTACTTGAGGTTCTTAAAAAAACTCCATATTATTTATTTCTCTTCCGCTTTTCTCTTTGTTTTATCCGCCATGGTGCGTTTTTATGCCAGTCGCCAGCCATAATCGATCCGTAAGGCAACACTTCGTCCACCACTTTTCCCAAGCCAAATTCTTCCATTTGCTTTCTTACGCTTTCGGCGCTTTTGTAAGCCGAGGGAAGTTCGCTGATGTCCACCTCGTTGGAGAAAAATCGGATATCCAACCCCTTGGTTTCCTCGGCGAAAATCTCGGAAATAGGTCGGCCGCCTTTCGTCTTTTTGTGAGAAGTTCGGCTCATGTTCCTTCCAGCTCCGTGGGGAGCAAAGCCCAAGTTGCTTTCCGTCGTTTCCCCTTCCACTATCAGCACGGGTTCAGCCATGTTGAGGGGAATTAGCCTTGGTCCAGTGATATCGGGCATAAACTTCTTATCCAAAGGGGTAGCGCCTTTTGCGTGGTAAAACAAATCCCCATCCTTAAAAACGAAATTATGTTCGTTCCAGAAGCGGTTTTCCACCGTTGCCCCAACCTTTTCTGCCGTAGCGTTATGGATGCAAATATGGTTTTGTTTCGTCCATTCTCTTATTACTTGCAAGGCATCCCAATAAGCTTGTCCTTCCTCTGTTTCGAAAGGAATCCAAGCGTTTTGCTTCAACGTATCTTTGGAAATTTCTCCCCTAAACTTATTTGCCATTTTCATTCCTATATCGAAAAGCTTTGCACCAACTCCTCTAGAGCCGTGGTGTGTTACCATCATGGTGTTCCCCGTTTTCTTCGAAGTGCCAACAAACAAGAAATGGTTACCGTCGCCTTGCGTCCCCAAGTATTTTCTTGCTACCTGAATCAGCTTTCTATCGTTTAAGATTTTGTTCTTTTCAAAAGCGTCCAACAGCTCTTTTGGGAAACGGTATTGCTCGTTTCTATCTCGTCCGCCGCCTCCAAAGTGCGTAGAAGCATGTGCTGCATCCATTACTTTTTTGGGGTCAACCTTCCCAAGGTCTGTAAGCATCACCGAGCAGCAAATATCTGCGCTGTGCATCCCAGGGTGAATGGCATTTTTGGCAACTACCACCCCTCCAACTGGGATTGTCCCTACTGAGCCAGAAGGACAGGCATCGGGCATGATTGAGCCACCTACCACTGTGGGCGTTTTCATCACCTTATTCATTGTCTGCATTACCGCACGGAGGTTTTCCTCTTCCAGCTCGTTTTCTGCCTTTATATTTATGGCAAAAGGAACGGTTTCTTTGTGAAGTTCAAGCATGGGCGCAGTTTTGAATTGTTCGAGGTAGTCCGTCAGTGCTTTTTCCTCCAACTGCTTTTCATTGATGTGATCAATGGCTTCTCCAAACCATTTGGCAGGGGCGTAGCCCAGTTCAATAAGTGTGTTTCCGTTAATGATTTTTCTTTCTTTCATCGTCCTTGTTTTTTCTGACAATACAAAGGTTTGAGTTTACTGCGCAATCTTTTTGCGTAGTAAAAAATACTTTTTAACTTTCTTGCATGGCTCAAAACAAAAACGCACTCATTCGCTATAAAACAATTGACAAATGCTTGCAAAACCGCTACCGTGAATGGACACTGGACGACCTGATAGAAGCTTGTTCCGAAGCGTTGTATGAATACGAAGGCAGAGAAGTGAATGTGAGCAGGCGAAGCATACAGCTAGATATTCAACTGATGCGAAGCGATAAGCTGGGATACAATGCACCTATTGTGGTGTACAATAAAAAGTATTATCGTTACGAGGACGAAAACTACTCCATCACCAATATTCCCCTTACCGAAAATGACATGAACGTCCTTTCCGAAACGGTGGAGATGCTTAAGCAATTCAAGGATTTTTCCCTGTTTTCGGAGCTGGGTGGTATTATCCAACGGCTAGAGGACAAAGTGCATACGGAAAAAACAAAGCAGTCTTCCATTATCCACTTAGATAAAAACGAGAACCTCAAAGGGTTGGAATACCTCGATGTGTTGTACCAAGCCATTTTGAAAGAACTGTGCCTAACGATTACCTACCAATCGTTCAAAGCTCGAAATCCTTCTGATCTCACCTTTCATCCTTATATTCTAAAAGAATTCAATAACCGTTGGTTTGTGGTGGGAAGGAAAGAGACAGAGTCGCCCATATTAACCTTGGCGCTCGACCGAATTTCTAAGATCGCTTACAACCTGAATGTTCCCTACCTAAAAGAAGATTTTCATGGGGACGAGTATTATAAAAATACGGTAGGGGTCACCGTGCTGAACGATGAACAGTTGAAAGAAGTCGAGCTCAAACTAGATAAACAAAATGCGCCCTATGTACTCACCAAGCCCTTGCACCATTCTCAGGAAACGGTGGAAGAACTACCTGATGGGAGTGTGGTCATAAAAGTAAAAGTACACTTGAACTTTGAGTTTGAAAGACTTGTGCTTGGATTTGGGCAGTCCATAGAAGTGTTGAAGCCAAATCAACTAAGGAGGAAAATGAAGTATATTCTTTCTCGAGCTTTGGAAAAGTATGTAAACAATAAAAAAGAACACCCTTCCTCAAATAGGCAGGGAAGGGTGGGGAATTGACACTAAAAAAAATACATGGGATTCCTACCTCAAATCCACCGAAACCGAAACAAAGAAACTTCTCCCCGGGGCATAAATCGCATTTGGCGTTCCTCTCACCGAGCGGTTAAGGTGTTCGTAATATGTCTTGTCGAAGAGGTTTTGGACACCCGCCGTGGCTTGGATTGATTTGCTGAACTGGTAGTTGATCTTTGCGTCCAGCAAATTGAAAGCAGGGGTGACGGTTTCCCCGTACTCTTCCGAGATGCGGTTTTGCGCCATCACGTAGCGGTACGAAAGTTCTGGAACAAGTTTGCCTTCCAAGAAATTGGCAAAAAGTACATACCTGATGTCCATCGGGGCGATTTCTGGCAAAGGTTCGTCTCTTGACAAATCTTGGGCATAAGTATAAGCAAAACTCAGCTGCTGCTGAAAAGCTCCAATAAGATGTTGCGACCAAGAAATTTCAAAGCCAGTTTTAAATGCTTCCGAAAGGTTGATAAACCTTCTCACGCCTGGGCTAGTAGGGAGCAGGGGGCTGAGTGTAGTATCAATACTGGAGGAAATGAAATCTTGTAGGTACGAGGCAAACAGGTCTAGTTTGATTTGGGTATCGGTATTTTTATACCCAAAACTGATATCCAATTGGTTATTTACCTCTGGCAGAATATCGGGGTTGCCGAGCATCTCATATGGGTCATTGCCAACAGGGAAGAAATTGATATATCGCTCAGCAATGCTGCCGCTCCTTTGTGCGCGAGCCAACCAAGTGCCTACAGAAAACCCTTTGCCAAGATCGTAGATTGCTCCAAGGCTCAGACTAGGGTTGACTTGGTTAGTGGCATTTATCTCATTTGCCCCTTCAAATTTGGACTGGATATCAGTAGCTTTCGCATTGTTGTATTCGAGCCTTCCTGAGAACACAAATTGGGTGTTGCCTTTTCCAAAGTGATATTCGGCAAACCCACTCATTCTTTTGATCTGGCTATTTTGCCAGGCGTTATCTTGTACGGTTTTCCCTTTGTTTGGTCCCATCAAAAAGCTTCTTTCTCTTTTACCATCCGCACTTTCTATTCTTGCATCGGCTCCAGCATAGAGCGAGCCGTTATCAAAATGCCATGTCCCTTCGGTTCTTCCACCATAGTTTTTCGTTTTGGCAGAGGTGGATGCATCTACCATTCTAGGATCTAGGTTTTTGTCAAAGTTGTCCATCAAATGATCTACAATTGTTTCATATACCGAAGTTTTCCATGTGCTTAATTTCCTATCGGAAAAATTGATTTGATGGGAAGTATTGAACAGCCAAGTATCGTCACTGCGAAGGTCCATGGGGAGGGCAGGGAATTCAACATCTTTAGCCTTGTTTTTTGTTGCAGAGAAAGTCAGCGTTTGGTTGGGGGTGAGCTTGACGCCTAGGTTTGCCCCAAAACTATTCCGCATGAAGTTAGCAGGAACAGCTTCCCCGTTTCCATCTTGGTAATCGTTTCCCTTGGCAAATGCACCAAATAGGCTCAGGTCAATTACCTTGTTTCTTGCGCCAGCCATTGCTTCTGTTCGGAAAATATCCCCATTGCTTTCATAGCTTCCGCTTACCCTGCCATAGCCTCTGGGTTGGGTACTGAAGCTTGGTAAATTTGTCTTGAAATTGATAGTGCCGCCAAGTGCATTTCCAAACCGAAGGGAATGTGGCCCTTTATAAATATCGATGCCCTCCATCATGTTGGGGGAAACTTGGCTTATGGGCGGATCCATGCGGTTGGGGCAAGCAGCCGAAGCTGTTTGGCATCCGTCAATTACAATGTTCAATTGATCGTATTTGAATCCCCTAAACACAGGGTCAAAACCATAGTTTCCACTTTTGCGGATACTGTTGAACGCAGGGAGTTGGTTCAAGAGAGCCGCTGCATCGTGGGCGGCTTTATCTTGGTAGTCGATGGCGAGCGATTGTTTTTGATCTGCACTAGCGTGGAGGGCTATCACCGTGACGGGCAAAGTCTGGAATATGCGTGGTTCTTTTTTGTAAACCCCAGTGTTAATTGCCTCTTTAATTGTTACAGCCTCCAATGTCCATTTGCCATAGGAAATATGTGAAAGACTCATGCTTGTTTCTTCTTGGTAGTGAAAGGAAATGATTCCGTCTTCACTAGAAATCCCCTTTTGCGTACCATAGCTAAATGTTGCCCCATTGATCGGTTTTCCCGATTGGGCATCCAATAACTTGATGTTTGTGTTTTCTCCTTGAAAGGCAAATGAATAGAACGGCAGCGCCAGTGCCATTAAAAATGTGGCTAAATATATTTTCATGGTTCTTAAAAATCTTGTTGAAAAAAAGTAGCCACAGCCAATGCTTTCAACTGAAAACTTGGTAGTAGCTTAGATAAAAATAATATGTCTGTTAACAGAATTGAGGAGGATGGAAAATTGAATAAAGGTGAGATGAAAGCCCATTTTCCGCGAAAGAAAAATACCTTAGACTGCTTTCTTTACAAGAAGTTTTTTCTAGCTCGATAAAATGCACAAAACCGATGGGGTATTTTTCAAAATCGACAAAAAAGCTCAGCTTTCCCGGTTTGGAAGCTTCTTCCTTGATTTCTTTTTTGAGCTGGCAAGTACCTTGGCATGTGTTGATTACCCTGTCCCGTTGTTGGCAAAGTACTTTCATGTAGTAGCTTTTCATCAGTTGGTACTTCACCAAAGGCGCAACGGGACGAAGCATGCCAAGGAAGTAGCATATAAGCAGAAAAACTACCGAAAAAAGTTTGAGTTGATACCACATTTTGTTGTGCAAATCCCTTTAGCGCAAAGCTATTGAGCTTAGGGTGCACAACAAAAAGATAAATCTAGTTTGAATAGGACGTTTTACTTGTTCTTTGTGGTAAAACAGTGTTTCTAATACCCAATCAACACCGTTTCATCCAGCCCATGGATTTCAGGTTCTTGCTCCCTGCTGTTCAGTCGCCGTGCCATGTAGGTTACGTTTTCGTTCAAGTAGTTTTTCATTTCCCCCAAGCTGATTTCCTTGTTTTTGTTTGCATCCGCAGCTCCTTGCAAGCCTTTGAGGTAAAAGTAGGTGAGGAGGGAGTGCCCTTGCTCTGGGTACCACGAAGCCACTTGATCACCAGCCGCCGCTGTGATAATGGTTGCCCTTTCGTCGGCAAAGATCTTGTCTTTCGGTTTGATGAAGACAGGTGAGATATTATTGAGCAGCATCCCTTTTTCCGAAGCTCCGCTGAAGCAGGCGTCAATTACTACAGTGAGGTTTCGGTAAGGAACTTTGCCCAAGTTGGCATAAAAAGTATTCATGGAATAGCCGTTGAGGGAAACCAAAGAAGGTTCGCAATCCACGGGGATAAAATAAGGTTCTTTCGTTTCAGGGTCGGGTCCGCCATGACCGCTGTAGAACACAAATACATCCGATTTTCCTTCTTTCACATAGTTGAAGAGCATGCCCTTGTGGTTGCTCACATTGCCAAAAACACTATTGAAGTTCGCTTGTGTGGCATTCTCTACATAGATGATGTTCCCTTCCCTAAAGCCTAAGGCATCTACCAAATAGGTTTTTACCGATTCGGCATCTCGGAGGGCAAAGTCCACGGAGGGGACATCTTCGTCCGTATAATCCTTGTTGCCAATCACCACGGCAATGGCATCTGTGTTTACCGATTCCGCCTTGGGAATGTTGCTGTCAATATCTGAACTGATGGCAACAGGTGAAGGAAGTATGTCTTCTTTTTTGATCTCTGGTTTTGCAGGTGTCTCGGGTGAAATAGCCTGACCTGTAATAGTAACAGGTTCAGCTGGGGCATCGGCTATTAGCTTTTCCTCTTCTTGAGATAAGTTCCTATCTATGATTATCGACTTATTGTTAGTAATTTGAAACCTGTGTTTTTTGGCAAACCGTTTGGCTTGGTCGTACGTTACTTTTTTTACAATCAATCTTTGCCCAACTCGCAGTTTTTGAAAGCGAAGTTTGTTCAACTTCAATAGTTCAGCTCTAGAAGTATTGTATCGTTTGGAAATGCTATAAATAGTTTCCCCACGCTTCACAGTATGTACCACATTGATCATCCGCTGCTGGGCTGTAGCGGTTATGAAACTTAGCAAAAAGATTGTTACAATTAAATAGCTTTTCATCTAATGGGTGTAGTTGTTTGTCTTTGAGGTTTAGACGAAAATTTTCAGGAAAGGTTTAAGAAAGGGTGTAGGTTGTATGTTTCAGGTTGCAAGTTATCCTAAATTTATCTCTACACTACAAAAATGCCCTTTCCTGTGATTCACAGGTAACAATGCAGGGTGTTTTGATGTTTACATTTGGTCTGTGTGTCACCCAGAGTATATGCAAAAAGCAGGATTTTAGCAAATTGTAGGTTTCTGCAACCCCTGACGGGGTTGGTTTTGGTGGCATGCTATTTTACTACAATAGTGAAACCCCTACGGGGTTTTGTTCTAAATATATCTAAAAGAAGATGTGTGTATACTTTATGTGTGTCACAGACCGAGGCTACATAGAGTACCTGAATTTTTGGTGAGTGCGTACCACCCTGTTTCTTAGGAAAAAACAAAGCCAACCCGAAGTGTTGGCTTAATCAATTCAAAGTTTCTTTATTGGTCTACTGACCTTCTCCAGAGCTTCCACTGCTATTACCATTAGTTTCAGATTGCCCTTCTCTACTTTGTCCTGTATCAGAGCTATCCGTTTTGTCACTACCATCTCCATCTGCTTTAACTACAGAAATGTCATCTGGAGTGAATGAGGGCTCAATAACTTCTTCTGCACAAGAAGTCATGGATAGTAAAACAGCTACAGTTAATGTAGAAATGAATAATTTAATGTTGGTTTTAATATCAACTTAGAAATCCACGCTCTATGAGCGTGGTTAATAACCGCTCTGCGTGGCTAAGCCAGAAAACGGCCCAATGATTATATTCAAGAGTTGTCCCCACAACCGAAGAATATATTATGAGCCGTTTTCACAAATTGTCACATTCGATCTGGTATTGCAAGTACCATATAGTTTGGACACCTAAATATAGGTATAGAATCCTCGAAGGAGCAATAAAAAGGGCAGCAATAGAGCATATAATGCAGTACGCCTCCCAAAAGAAATGTATTATCGATACGCTGAACGTCCAAAAGGGCCATGTTCACTTGATTATCGATATCCCTCCCAAATATTCGGTTTCCGATGTGGTGGGGATCTTGAAGGGCCGGACAGCCATACGGTTGTTTTCAAAGTTCAAGAAGCTGAAGCAACGCCCCTATTGGGGCAACCGTTTTTGGGCAACAGGCTATTGTGTTGATACGGTAGGGCTTGACCCAGAAAAGATAAGGCTTTACGTGGAGTATCAAGAAGAACAGGAAAAAAAGAACGAGAGCTAAGAATAACAAAGTAATAAAATAGATTTATAACCGGGGACAATGAATTCCTTTGCCTCCTTTGGGGGCAAGGGCAGTTTACCCCCTTACAGGGGTTATCACAATTCCCCGCCCTTTGGGTGGGGATCTTTTAATCATTGTTTTTGGGTTTAGATTTTTATTGATTTGAAAATATACTTATTTCAATTAGAATTCATCTACTATTAGCTAGTGAATTTGCTCACTCGTAACAAATTATAGTAGAAGGGCAAAACAAACAAAGCCAACCCGAAGGCTGGCTTTGTTTAATCCTATAAGAAAATAAGTATTCAAAACTTTTACGCGTCTCCACCTTTTCCTGCAGCCAATTTGGCTTTTAGCGCAGCGAGTGCATCGGAGCTTCCAGGAGCAGCCGATGAACCACCATCTCCTAGCAATGCTTGATCTATTTCTTCGTCGATGCTCTTGGTCGTATCCGCCATTTCACCGTACGATTCCGCCAAGGCTTCTTGCTGATCTACTTTTTCCTTCATCCTTTCTAGCATACCAAGGGTGCTAGAAGAATCGATGTTGGCCAGTTGCTTGTTGAGCTTGGTAGTAGCCTCACTCACTTTGTGCCTAGCTTTCAGGGTTTTCAACTCATTTTCCCAGTTGCCTATTTGGGTTTTCAAACGCTGAACGTTTTGCTCCATTTTCGACACATTGGCTTCTTGGGTCTGAACCAATTTTTGAGTGGTGGTTGCTTGGGTCATTGCTTGTTCCTTGCGGCTTAGTGCTTGTGTGGCCAATCTGTCGGCTTCATCTGGAGTGATAGCGCCACTTTCTGCTTTTTGTAGCAAGAGCATGGCCTTTCCTTCATAATCTTTTGCCTGCAACTTTGCGTTTTCCAATTCTTTTCTTGAACGGATGGCCTCTGCTTTTACCACAGCTAGGCTTTTTAAGCTTTCGTTTAGGTCTTTTTTCAAATCCCTGATGCCTTGCTCGGTCATCTTTATAGGATCTTCTATTTTATCGATAGCTGAATTAACTTCTGCGGAGGCAACGCCAAATAATCTTTTAAACATGGACATATGATTTAGTTTTTTTAAGTCTAGTGGATAATAGTTTTATAATTATGGGGTAGGGAGCGTTATTTTGAGAAAGAAATAAGCTCGTTGAAATACTCGCTCAAGAGTAGGCTCAGTGAATTAAGAGAACCTTCCAGTTCGTTGAGGTCGAGGTTTTCGACTTGGAGTGTATCCCTGAACAACAGTTTCTTTCCTGTTTCGTCTAGGGTGAATGCTCCGTGGACTATCTCCCTATTTTTCTTCAACAATGTTTTGTAGAGCTCTAAAGATTCTGTTTTTATCTCGAAAAGCAATTGCTCAATGATGAGGATAGGCTCTTCGCAATCGATGACCAAATTCTTGATACCCGCATCTTCGTTGTCTACTACTACTACTTCTTCTTCAGGATCTTCGCTTACTATTTCGTATTCTAATTCCAATAGATAGCCTTTGATCTTTTCAAAATTGCTCATGTGTTCGGTTTTAAAATTTATTAAAAAAGTTAGGTAAAATATAATGAGTTACGTGATAAAATAGAAGTTAGAAATTGGAGGCAAGAAGTTAGAGAAATGTTTTTTTTGTCCCACGAAATTCTAGTTTAAGACCCCTTTACTGTCCTTCTTAATTTATCTATTACTTGCACTACCAAGCAGATTTATAAAGAGTGAATTGTGTTTTCTACATGAAACGGCTTACAATATAAAAGTTACTAATGAAATGTTCAACTAAGCACCTGTGCTTTTTAATAAAAAAACTTAGCGTCCTATGGGCAAATAAGTTGTCCATATTATTAGGAGAACGCTTGGTATTGACATTCATATGTTTTTTAAGCTCTTTGTGGGTTACATTAGCCATAGAAATGTACGGAACGATATTTCTATTGTTTCACATTGCATGGCTATTTTAGTAGAAAAGTTTATGAACGGTAAAAAATCGGTATGTTTTTTACTATAACTTACAAATAACCATATTTTCTAAAACATATAGCTATGAAGTCCTTCCGTCTTGTCCTGCTTTTTATATTGGTTTTGCATCCATACTCATCCTCGGTGGGTCAAGTTCTCCGCTTTGCTCCAGACTCTCTTTTTTCTGTGGAGAGTACCTTGGTGGAAGATGAAGTGGCATCAACGTATGCAACAGAGGTTGGATTGAAAAATGCAAAAGGGAAAAAGTTGCTTAAACTAAAGTTTGCGAAGGGAAGACTGATCGACGAATCAACTAGGTCGGTTTTGGGGGGAGTAGGGGAGAAACAGGAAGACTTGGATGCTTTTTGTGATTATGCCCATTGCAAAACGGTGTTGCTTCTGCCTGTGATAAAAGTAGTGCTAAAGCTCGATGAAAATCTCTATGCCTTGGCGGGTTACAACCGTATAAAATCACCTGTGACTATTAGCAAGCAGATTTTGATTTACGATTCCAAGAAAAGAAAAATCATCAAACGGGTTTCCTATTTGGGCAACCGAGCTAGCTTGGCTTTTTCCTACCATAAAGAAGCCCGGTTGTTGAACATCTTCGGTGGCTATGATCGCAGTAGGATTGTAACGAATGGGATATTTATAGTGGAAGATGATCAACTCAGCAGATTGGGAATAGAAAAGAAAAAAGTCAGTCCGCAAGAGCTATTTAATGAAAATAAACCTGATAGTTTTTACCAAGTAGATATTCCTTCGGGCAGGGTGGATAGCCGAATTCGCCCAAACCACACAGATCCCTATTGCTATCAGGTAAGCTTGGAATATTAATAGCTTTTTTTTATTCCGTAACGAGTTATATTTTATACTTTTCCGCCCATTTCGGATAGTCTTTTTCCACTAGTTTTTCAGGCCACCTACCATAATAGCTGTATCCTCCTCGGCGCTCTTGTTCAATCTCCTTTAGGGCATAATGGGTCACTTTATCACGCCCAACAAAAATGGGTCGGTTACTTTCGATCTCATAAAAGCGTGCTAAAAGTGGGGCTGCATTTGGATCTTCTTCTATCCAGCCGTCTTTCTCGCCATTTGAATCCAATCCTCTTTCGTATTTCAGCCCGGTAATTTTCGATTTCTCAAACCA
It encodes:
- a CDS encoding YbjN domain-containing protein, producing the protein MSNFEKIKGYLLELEYEIVSEDPEEEVVVVDNEDAGIKNLVIDCEEPILIIEQLLFEIKTESLELYKTLLKKNREIVHGAFTLDETGKKLLFRDTLQVENLDLNELEGSLNSLSLLLSEYFNELISFSK
- a CDS encoding PspA/IM30 family protein encodes the protein MFKRLFGVASAEVNSAIDKIEDPIKMTEQGIRDLKKDLNESLKSLAVVKAEAIRSRKELENAKLQAKDYEGKAMLLLQKAESGAITPDEADRLATQALSRKEQAMTQATTTQKLVQTQEANVSKMEQNVQRLKTQIGNWENELKTLKARHKVSEATTKLNKQLANIDSSSTLGMLERMKEKVDQQEALAESYGEMADTTKSIDEEIDQALLGDGGSSAAPGSSDALAALKAKLAAGKGGDA